The segment ATAAAATCCTTCTGACTGCCCGAAACCATGATCAATTCACTGATTTTGCCGGGGCCCTTTTCAATTATGTAGAACTTCATATCCGTATCCTTATCGCGTACCGACATGAGTTCTTCAAATTTATTTTGCAGGATTACTGATGATGCTTCTTTATACAGATTCCTGGCATCGCTGGTGTTTTCCTTTCCGATAATACGCAGGCCCTTTATTTTGCTGATCGCCTCAAGCACCTCCTTATCCTCAGGCTTATCCACTTCCATATTCGTAAATAAGCTGAACATTTTTCCGGATATTGTTACCTGTGTGGTAAACGAGTCATCGGATGCATATTTATTGAAAAATTTTGTAACGACTTCGCTCTGTGCATACACTCCCGTACCCAAAACGATTAAAGCTAAAAGTGTGATTATTTTTTTCATAGTTATAAATTCTTGATTCAATTATAATTCGTTATCTGAAGTAGTTGAGGTTTGTACTTTTTCTTGTGCCTCATTAAAAACATTTATTTTCTTAGCCTGTTGTTCAGCTTGGCCAAAACCTTTTGACAGCATTAGCAACGCGCGTTTTGTTTCTTCAAATGCTTTTTGCGGGTCGTCATAGGTGTCTTCAACGGCTACCGTACTGTCGCTACGAAGTTCCTGCCGGACAAAATAAACAGCCGCCAGTAAAACAGCCACACCGGCTGCAATGCGCATCGTGTTAGAGAACAGCTTAACCAGCTTTCCGCTTTCTGCGCGTTTCGTTGATTTAATCTGGCTTACCACAACATTTTCAAATTGTGGATCAACCGATTTACCCTTTTGTTCATCGAAGTAGCGAAAGAGTATGGCAGTTTCACGCCATTGATCCGGAACATCATTGCCACAGAAATATGTGCGTAACTGTTCCTCCTCCTCCAACGATGACTCGCAGTCCCAATACTTTTGTAACAGTTCTTCCAGTTTCTTAGAGTCCATAAGCATTGATTTTCATCAATTTTTCTTTTACCGCGTTTCGTGCCCTGAATAAACTCACTTTTACCTGGTTCATATCCAATTCAAGAATTTCGCAGATCTCATTGTACGTGTACCCTTCCACATCGCGGAGGTGAATAACCTGCCGTTGCTTTTCAGGCAGGGCAGCAATTAATTGATTTACATTCAGCATACTTTCACCCATTTCAGTTTTAACATCCGGTGTTGCATCGGTGTGCTTCACATCAAATCCTTCTTCCATCGGATAGGTACCTTTTCGTTGTATCGACCGGAGCCTGTCCAGCGAAAGGTTTTTGGTTATCCGCATGCACCAGGCTTCCATGTTCTGGATCTGATCCATTTGCTCCCGGTTGTTCCAAACACGTATAAATACCTCCTGTATTACATCCTTGGCTTCATCTTCGCTGCCCAGCATGCGCAGGGCAAACCGAAAAAGCTTGTTTTTTGCAGGAAGAACACGGTTTTGAAAAGTTTCCAGATTCATCAATCAAAATCCAATAACCAGACGATGGGGTTAACCGGATGTTACAAGTTAGCTGAAATATTTTCTGGAAAGGCCTTTTGTAAGCCAGGAAAACACACAAGCAGCACTAGCTTTAACATGAAAATATTCATTATTTACTACGCTTTGCCTTCACCTCTTTGATCAATTTCAAATCAACATTCTCACGGGTAATGTGCTCGTAATTACCCTTTCCAAAGGCTGCCAATTGTTGCAGGTTTTTAGCCGAAGAACCCTTGCCAAAATTAAAAACCGTTATAAAAATATCTTCACCGGCAAATTTCTTCACCATTTCGTACGTGGGGTTGCCGATGGGAAACTCACCATCGGTGGCTAAAATAATTCGGTTGTTGCCACCCCGGATGTAGTTCTTATCGGCCACCTGATAAGCTAGTTTTATGCCGGCAATCCCGTCTGTTTTTCCATCTGATTTTAACCGCTCAATAACTTGTGTAATCTTAATTTCATCCTTAAACGATGTGGGCGGCAATTCAACTTTGGCTTTTCCGGAATAGGTAACAATGGAAACCTGGTCTTCCGGTCGCATCATCTTCATCAGCAACAAGACCGATTTTTTTAATAACGGTAATTTATCGGGGCTGTTCATTGAGCCTGAAATATCCAACAGCAATACAATGTTGTTGGTAGCATAACCTTCCATCGACATGATGTTTTCCCCGGGCATGCCTACATATACGGTATCTACCCGCGA is part of the Cyclobacteriaceae bacterium genome and harbors:
- a CDS encoding RNA polymerase sigma factor; this translates as MNLETFQNRVLPAKNKLFRFALRMLGSEDEAKDVIQEVFIRVWNNREQMDQIQNMEAWCMRITKNLSLDRLRSIQRKGTYPMEEGFDVKHTDATPDVKTEMGESMLNVNQLIAALPEKQRQVIHLRDVEGYTYNEICEILELDMNQVKVSLFRARNAVKEKLMKINAYGL
- a CDS encoding DUF4252 domain-containing protein codes for the protein MKKIITLLALIVLGTGVYAQSEVVTKFFNKYASDDSFTTQVTISGKMFSLFTNMEVDKPEDKEVLEAISKIKGLRIIGKENTSDARNLYKEASSVILQNKFEELMSVRDKDTDMKFYIIEKGPGKISELIMVSGSQKDFMIMTLFGEIDLKQVSRIGQKMNVSGLDKLEKIDEKGKKKN